GACCTGTGCGCCGCCGCGCAGGCGGCGCTGACGGCCCGCGCGCGCGCCCTGATCCGCCTCTACGGCGGCAGTGGGCGCACTGCGGGCTCGCCCGAGGTGAGCCGATGACCAACGCCGCGGCCGGGGCCGACACGGCCCTGCTGGTCGATCTCTATCGCACGATGCTGCTGATCCGGCGCTTCGAGGAGCGGTGCAACTCCCTGTTCCTGCAGGGCCGCATCCCGTCCACGCTACACCTCTACATGGGGCAGGAGGCCATCGCTACGGGAGCCTGCTCGGTGTTGCGGACCGACGACTACGTGACTGGCACGCACCGCCCGCACGGCCACGCCCTGGCGAAGGGGGTCAGCGCGCGCGCCATCATGGCGGAGCTCATGGCGAAGGAGACGGGCTGCTGCCGCGCGCGCGGCGGCTCGATGCACGTGGGCAACATCTCGGTGGGCATGTTTCCCGCCATCGCCATCGTCGGCGCGGGCTGCCCCATCGCGGCCGGAGCGGCGCTCTCCGCGAAGATGCGCGGGACGGACCAGGCCGCCATGAGCTTCTTTGGCGAGGGCGCAGCGAACGAGGGCGACTGGCACGAGGCGCTGAACATGGCGGCCATCTGGCGCCTGCCCGTGGTCTACGTGTGCGAGAACAACCTCTACGGCGCCTCCACCCACTTCAGCAAGGCGTTCGCGGTGGCCCACGTGGCCGACCGCGCGGCGGCCTACGGCATGCCCGGCGCCGTGGTGGACGGCAACGACGTGGAGGCGGTGCGCGCCGCGGCCGCCGAGGCCGTCGAGCGGGCGCGCGCCGGCGGAGGGCCAACGCTCCTTGAGTGTCTCACTTACCGCCTCTGCGGCCACTCGCGCAGCGACGCGTGCGACTACCGCCCGGACGAGGAGGAGGCTGAGTGGCGTGCGCGTGACCCGCTGCTGCTAACCGGCGAGCGGCTCACCGCGCCGCCACACGGGCTCGACGCCGCCGCCCTCAAGGGCGTCGAGGCCGGCGTCGCCGCCGAGATCGACGACGCCGTGGCCTACGCGGAGGCGAGCCCCTCGCCCGACCCGGCGGAGCTCGGCCGCCATGTCTTCTGGGAGGGTGCGTGAGATGCCCGTGATGAGCATCGCCGAGGCGCTGCGCGAGGGCATCCGCGAGGAGATGCGTCGCGACGAGACCGTCTTCTGCCTGGGAGAGGACATCGGCGTGAGCGGCGGCTGGGGCGGCGCGTTCACCGTGACCCTCGGCCTGGCCGACGAGTTCGGGCATGAGCGCATCCGCGACACCCCTATCTCCGAGTCCGGCTTCTGCGGGGTCGCCATCGGCGCCGCGATGACCGGTATGCGCCCGATCGCCGACGTTCAGTACGGCGACTTCCTCTTCTGCATGATGGATCAGCTCGCCAACCAGGCGGCCAAGATGACCTACATGTCGGGCGGCGCCGTCAAAGTGCCGATGGTGATGCGCGCCCCCGTGGGATCTACGCGTCGCGGGGCGCAGCACGCGCAGACCCTCGAGGTCTTCTTCGCGCACGTCCCGGGCCTCAAGGTGGTGGCTCCGAGCACGGCCTACGACGCCAAGGGCCTGCTGAAGGCCGCCGTGCGCGACGACAACCCTGTCCTCATCTTCGAACACAAGCTGCTCTACGGCAGCAAGGGAGCGCGATCGGAGACCGGCGCCGTGAGCGGCGCCTGCGAGGTGCCCGACGGCGACTACGTCGTCCCGTTCGGTACGGGCGCCGTGCGGCGCGAGGGGCGCGACGTCACGATCGTTGGCAAGCTGCTCACCGTCTACCGCGCGCTCGCGGCCGCCGAGGCGCTCGCCGCCGACGGCATCGAGGCCGAGGTCATCGATCCCCGCACGCTGGTCCCACTCGACCGCGAGCTCATCCTCGATTCCGTCCGCAAGACGGGCCGTTTCGTGGTGGTCGACGAGGACAACCGCACACACGGTTGGGCCGCCGAGATCGCGGCCATGGTGGCCGAGGATGCGTTCTGGTGGCTCGATGCGCCGCCAGCCCGCGTCTCCGCGCCCGATGTCCCGCCGCCCTTTGCCCCGGCGCTCGAGGCGCGCTACGTTCCGAGCGTCGATCGCGTCATCGCCGCGGTCCGCGCCCTGTTCTGAGGAGCATCCATGGCCGTCGAGGTCCTCGTGCCGCCGCTCGGCACCAACGTCGACACCGTGACGATCACGGCCTGGCACCGCGCCGATGGCGAGGCGGTCGCGGCCGGCGATCCGCTCTTCTCGGTGGAGACCGACAAGGCGACGCTCGAGGTCGAGTCGCCAGCGAGCGGCACGCTGCGCGCCGTGGGCGCGAAGGTGGGCGACGAGGTGGAGGCGCTCTCGCGCATCGCCTGGATCGCGGCGCCGGGCGAGGCGCTGCCAGGCGACGACGTCTCCGGGCCACGCGAGGAGCCCCGGGCGGACGCGCCGCGGGGGCGCGCGGTGCCGGGGGCAGGCGGTAGGCGAGTTCTCGCCTCGCCGCGCGCGCGCCGCCTGGCTGAGGAGCGTGGCGTTGACTGGCGGGCACTGGCGGGCACCGGCCCCGAGGGCACCGTCGTGGAGCGCGATGTGCCCGCCGCGCTGAAGGCGCCGCCCACGCCGCGGCCCACGCCGCTCGCCCGTCGCGTCGCAGCAGAGACCGGCGTCGCCATGGACGCCGTGCGCGGCACGGGCGCCGGTGGGCGCGTCACCCGCGAGGACGTGGCGCGGGCGGCCCGCGGCGCTGGAGAGGCGGATGGAACGATCGCGATGGCCGGCATCCGCGGGCGCATTGCAGAGCTGATGTTGCGCGGGGCGCGGGAGACGGCCACCGTCACGCTGACCACGGAGGTCGACGCCACCGGCCTGGTGGAGGCGCGGCGCGCGCTGGCGGACGAGGGGCTGCGCGTCAGCTACAATGACCTGCTGCTCGCCATCACCGCCCGTGCGCTCAGCGAGCACCCACGCCTCAACGCCTCGCTCGAAGGCGAGCGAATCCGGACGCGCGAGGCGATCGACATCGCGCTCGCGGTCGACACCGAGCGCGGCCTGCTCGCGCCGGTGTTGCGCGGAGTGGACCGGCTCTCACTCGCCGAGATCGCCGCGGGCAGCGCAGCGCTGATCGAGCGCGCTCGCGGCGGCCAGGCAGGTCCCGACGAGTTGCGCGGAAGCAGCTTCACCCTCACCAACCTCGGCATGTTCGGCATCGACTCCTTCACTCCGATCATCAACCTGCCCGAGTGCGCCATCCTCGGCGTGGGGCGCATCAAGCCGTCGCCTGCCGTGGTGGATGGACGCCTTGCGGTGCGCCAGATGCTCTGGCTCAGCCTCTCGTTTGACCACCGACTCGTCGACGGCGGCCCGGCGGCGCGCTTCCTCCAGCGCATCGCCGCTCTGGTTCAGGCCCCGGCTCGCCTGCTGCACGCCGGCTGAGCTACGCGCCAGGCGGCGCCGCGCGCCGCGCCAGGTGGCGACGCCCCCGGAGCGCCCTTCCTTGACGGCCGCGGGCGGCGGGGCCTATAATGCGCTCGTCGCGCCGCCTGCGAAAGGAGTTCCACCATGCCTCCCGGGCCGCAGACCGTGCTTGCCCGCCTCGTCTACCCGATCGAGCACGTGAAGGAGCCGGTGATCTACCATCTGATCACCGACTTCCACATCGTGCCCAACGTGCACCGCGCGCAGATCGACCCGGACGCCGGCGGCACGCTGGAGCTTGAGCTCACCGGCGATCCGGCGGCGCTGACGCGAGGGGTGGAATGGTTGGAGCGCTGCGGGATCCGCGTGGAACGCCTCGACGAGAGCGCGGATCCGGCGCCGTAGCGGCCCGCCACGGGAGGGGAAGGACCTTGCACCTCAGCCAGGAAGTCGCTCTGTCGGCCACGCTGCGCGCCGCCGATGACCTCGCGCGGGCCGCCCGCGCGGTGCCCCCGGAGCGCCACCGCTGGCAGCCGGGAGGGGTTGCGCGCAATCTCCTCTGGATCCTGGCTCACTGCGCGGCGGAAAACCGCTTCTTCGCCGCGATCTACTCCGGCGCGCCGCTCCCGTACCGCACCCAGGACGAGCGCGAGGCCGCGGTTGGAGCCTGCGACACGCTGGAGCGCGCACAGAGCTTCCTGGGCACGAGCGTGACCGAGTTATGCAACGCGATCGCCGCGCTGCCCGACAACCGTCTGTCCGAGCTCATGGTAATGCCGTGGGGCGAGCGGCTTCCGATGGCGCTGGGGCTGCTGGCGCCGGCCCAGCACATGCAGTACCATCAGGGGCAGGTCAACCTCATTCAGGCGCTCCTGGGCGACGACGAGCACCACTGACTCGCCCGCGCCGCCAGGCCAGGGCGAATCGAGGCGTTGCGAGGCGAACAACATGGACACCAGCGCGGTTGCCGCGAGGTTCGCGGACATGTATGGCGGCGAGCCCGCGTTCGTCGTCCGGGCGCCCGGGCGCGTGAACCTGATCGGCGAGCACACCGACTACAACGACGGCTTCGTCTTTCCGGCCGCCATCGACTTCGACGTCGTCGTGGCGGGATCGCCGCGCCCCGACGGCCAGGTGCGCCTCTACTCCGACACCTTTGGTGAGTCCGCCACGTTCTCGCTGGACGCCATCGCCCGGACCGACGAGACGCCCTGGAGCAACTACCCGCGCGGCGTCGCGCAGGTGCTCGGACAGGAGGGGCACGCGCTCGTCGGCATGAACGCGGTCGTCGCCGGCAACGTCCCGCTCGGGAGCGGCCTTTCATCCTCCGCGGCCATCGAGGTGGCCTCCTGTCTGGCGTACGAGGCGGCAGGCGGCTTCACCATCGAGCCCGTGCAGCGCGCCCTGCTCTGCCAGCGCGCCGAGCGCGAGTTCGTTGGTGTGCAGTGCGGCATCATGGACCAGTTCATCTCGACCCTCGGCCGCGAAGCGCACGCCCTCTTCATCGACACGCGCACGCTGGAATACCGCCCCGTGCCGATCCCACGCGAGGGCGTCTCGCTCCTGATCGCCAACACGAACAAGCCGCGCGGCCTCGTGCAATCCGCCTACAACGAGCGCCGCGCCGAGTGCGAGGAGGCGGTGCGCGCCCTGCGCGAGGTGCTGCCGGAGGTGATGGCTCTGCGCGACGTGAGCGCGGATGACCTTGCCGAGCACTCCGGCCGCCTGAGCGAGGTCGTGCGCAAGCGAGCGCGCCACGTCGTGACCGAGAACGCGCGCGTGCTCGATAGCGTGCGCGCGCTCGAGGCCGGCGACGTGGCGCGCTTCGGCCGGCTGATGAACGAGTCGCACGCATCGCTGCGAGATGACTACCAGGTGAGCTGCCGCGAGCTGGACGTGCTGGTGGAGGCTGCGCAGGCACAGAACGGGGTCTACGGCTCGCGCATGACTGGCGCGGGCTTCGGCGGCTGCACGGTGAGCCTGGCGCGCACGGAGGCGGTGGAGAGCGTGCGCCGGGCCGTAGCGCCCGTCTACCGCGCCGAGACCGGCCTTGAGACCACCTTCTACGTCTGCCGCGCCTCCGAGGGCGCCAGCCGTGTCGCCTGACGCCTACCCGCCAGCGCGCCTCGACCCCGCGACCGGCGCGCTCACGGGCCAGGGCGTCACCGAGAGCACGCGCACCCTGGCCGGGCTGCGGGGATACTTCCGTGAGGAGGCCGTCCGCGCGTCGATGCCCCAGGAGGTCGTCGTCTACCGCGTGCGCGCCTTCGAGCCCATCCCCGAGGGCAGACCCGGCGCCATCTGCTGCGCGACCACCTCCCTGGAGCCCGGCGTGGTCGGCGACGAGTACTTCCTGACGCGCGGACACTTCCATGCCGCCGAGGACCGCCCCGAGCTCGAGGTCGCGGTCCGCGGCCGAGGCGTCCTCGTTCTCATGAAACCGGACGGCTACACGCGCGTGGAGTGGATGGGGCCCGGCTCGCTGCACCACGTGCCGCCGTCGACGGCCCATCTCGTGGTGAACGTGGGCGTCGAGCCGCTCGTGTTCGAGTCGTACTGGCCGAGCGAGACGGGACACGACTACGAGGCGACCGCTTGGCGCGGTTTCGGCCTGCGCGTGCTGCGCGTCGACGGCAGACCGCGGGCGGTGCCGGCGCGCTGATGGCGGAGGCCCCGGGCGGGTGGAGGTGGTCCGTGGCGCTCGTGCTGGCGGTTGCCAGCGTGACGTCGATCTTCGCGCTCTGGCGGGCTCCCGACCGGCGGGCGGCCGCGCTCTGGCTGACCCTCGGCGTAATGGCCCTCGTCCTCGCGGGCGACGAGGTGCTGAACCTGCATCGCGCCCTGCGGCTGCTGCCTCGGCCCATCGCGCTGGCCGGTCCCCCGGACCGGCGCTGGCTCATTGCGGCGCTCGCGGGCGCGGCGGTGGCCGGCGCGATCCTCGTGCCCCTCGCGTGGGCCGCCATGCGAGCGTGCCCGGCGCCCGCGCGCCTCCTGCTCGCGGCGGCGGGGCTGCTCTACCTGGTCGGCCTGACGGCCGGCAAGCTCGCCGGAGGGGCGCCAGGTGTGGTCTCCGCGTTGCCCGGTCTTGGCGGGCTCGGCGGTCCGCGCCGGTCGGCGGCGCTGCGCCTCCTCGGGGGCGCCTCGCTGGCCGCGTCCGGTCTGCTGGCGGCGCGACGCCGCCGTGGAGAAGGGTGAAACGCATGACGACGGGAGAGCCCTACTACCGCGGCGCGGCCGCCCGGTTCTACGACTGCCTCTCGACCGGCCTGGAAGGCGACATCGCGTTCTACGTGGAGCGCGCCCGCGAAGCCGACGGGCCGGTGCTGGAGCTCGGGTGCGGCACCGGCCGCATCCTGGCGCCCATCGCCGAGGCCGGCTGCGCGATCTCCGGCCTGGACCTGTCCGCCGATATGCTGGAGCAGGCGCGCGCCCGGCTGGCGGAGATGCCGCCCGGCGCCGCCGCCCGCGCCACGCTGGAGCGCGGCGACATGCGCGACTTCGACCTGCGACGCCGATTCGCGCTTGCCATCATCCCCTACCGTGCGTTCGCTCACCTGATGACGCCGGGCGACCAGATGGCGGGCCTGGCCCGCATCCGAGCGCACCTGGAGCCCGGCGGGCGCCTCGTGATGAACACGTTCGACCCGAGCCTGCCGGTGATCGCCGCGCACCTCGGCCCCGGCGCGCCAGGCCTCGCGCCGATGGCGGCTTTCCCCCATCCCGACACCGGCAACACCGTTCAGGTGTGGGCCGCGCGGCGCTACGAGCCCGCCGAGCAGGTGGTCCGCGAAACGCGCGTGTTCGAGGAGTTGGACGCCTCCGGCCGGACGGTCGGCCGCCTGCACGCGCGCGTCCGGCTGCGCTACACGTTCCGGTTCGAGATGCAACATCTCCTCGAGCGCTGCGGATTCGCCATCGAGGATCTGCACGGCGACTTCGCCGGTGGGCCGTTCCGCGCCGGCGGCGAGCAGGTGTGGTTCGCGCGCGCCGCCTGATCGGCCCTATCGCCACACATCGAACGTGACGCCCCCCCGGTGCGCGCGCGCCTCCAGCCGGCCCTCGGCAACGCGCGGCGTCTCCTCGCGCTCCAGCGTCGCCGATACCTCGGATACGCGCACGCCGGAGTCGGGCCGCAGGGCCACCTCGACACCGTCCACGGGCAGTTGCACTCGCAGGATGCAGCGGGCTCGCGCGGCGGCGCGCCCCACGGCGATGCGGCCCATCAGGCCGGGCAGGACGCGCCCGCCGCGGCGCACCGACCAGGTCACGCCCACCCCGGCGCGCGTCCCGGACGCCCTGAACAGCAGATCGACCTGACAGCCGGACGCCAGGCCCTTGAGCGGGCCGCACACCCAGGGCTCGCCGGCGGCCGTCCGCGCCACGGGCAGCGGCGTGACCGCCACGTGCGCGTGGAACGGCATCACGTAGACGGAGCCCTCCCATGAGCCGTCGGCCCGCACGCTCTTGAGCAGGCCCGTCCGGTCTGGTCCCGAGCCCACGCAGACCACGGCGCACTCGCGGCCGCCAGCCCGCGCCGTCCGCACCTCGCCGACCCCGCCGGCCACCCCAGGCCGGGGCCGGTCCTCGGCGAACAGCCGCCGCAGCGCAGCGTCCATCGACGCGTTGAAGCCGCGGTCGTGCTCGGCCGGCCAGCTCATGCAGTGCGCGAAGGCGACCCCATGGTCCGCCAGGAAGCGGAGTTGCCCGAAGGCCGCCTCCACGTCCGGAGTGAGCGCCTGGTACTCGCCGATGCTCATCATGCCGAACCCGGCCGCGTGCGCGTCCTGCACCATGTCGTGCGGCGCTCGGTACCACACCCCGTAGCGCGTGAATCCGAAGCCGGTCCCGGCGCTCAGCGCCCAGTCGACCGGCGTGAACCGGGCCGTCACGCTGCTGAACGCGTCGAGGTGGCCGACGGCGTAGGCGTCCGGGATCTGGTGGCAGGTCACGATCTCGGGCGGGAACCCGGCGAGCAGGGCCTCACGGAAGGTCTGCGCCAGCCGCCGGTTCACCACGTAGCGGTTGTAGGCGATCCACTCGCGATAGAGTGGATTGGCGCCGTCGTAGGCGTCCCACGAGCCGCGCTCCCACCGGCGGGGCGCGTCGAAGTAGCGCGTGAAGGAGGAGCCCATCACGCGGTTGAGGCCAGCCAGGTCACGCCCGTAGAGCGCCGTAAGGTAGTGAAAGAAGCCCTCCACCATGCGCGGGTTGTAGTCGCCCATCGTGCCTTCGGCCTCCACGGCGATCTCGTGCTCATGGTTGGGCTCCAGGCAGACGATGCGCTCCGGGTGACGGCGAAAGGGCGTCGCGAGGCCGCGCAGGAACGCCCGCAGCGGCAGCACGTTGAGCCGCTCGATCTCCGGCAGGCCGAAGGCGTAGGTGCCCGAGTAGAAGTCCACCGTGCCGAACTCGCCGTACTCTGCCGGATGGTTGTTGCGCGTGAGCATCACGTAACGCGGTAGGCCGGTCTGCGGGTCAACCGCGTCACGCCACGCCTGGAAGCGTCCCTTGTGCCAGCGGTGGCTGAAGCACGGCTCCCACACGCTCGTCTGCCCGCTCTCGTACGCGGCGATGCTCTGGCCGACCCACTTGCGGAACACGGGACCGGCGAAGGCGGCCTCGGGCGATGCCGGGTCCGCTGCGCCCGGCGAGGCGCCGTCCGTGCGAATGTGGCGGAAGGTCGCGTGCCGCGTGTAGCGCCCGTCGGGCATCTGTTCCCAGCCGGTCCCGTACCAGGCCGCCCAGAAGCGCCTCTCCCGCGCTCCCACCTCCACGGTGCGCGCCTCGCCGGCCGGCGTGAGGCGCGTCACCTCCGACCGTTCGGTGCCCGGCAGCGCGGCGACGAGTTCCCGCCCCACCCCGGCGTACACCGCCGCGCCCGCGGGCAGCGCCGGAAGCGCGGTCAGCCGGGGCGCGCCGGCGGCGGCCGGCAGCCGCACCACGCGGCGCGAGCCCGCCGCGTGGACCACCAACTCGTCGCCGCGCGAGGCCCGGGCGCGCGAGAGCGTGAGCGCACCCGCCAGGCCGGCGGGAAGCCGGACCGTGCGGAGCAGCCGGCCATCCGCGGCGTACAGGAGCACAGTTCGGCCGCCGGCGCCCGAGCGCGAGGCCACAGCGACCTCGTCGCCCGCCCGCGAGGCCACGAGATCGCCGGCCGTGATGGCGTACGGCGGCCCGACCGAGGCCGGCGGCCGAATGCGCATGAGCGGCCCGCCGCGGTCCGTGAAGACGCGGATCTCGCGCACGCCGGCGTCCGCGAGGGGCGCGGCGCAGACGAACGCGGCGCCGCCGGCGCGGCGCCCGGCCGCCACCGCGACGCCGCCGCGCACACCGGGCGCGAAGGCAAGGAACTGCGCCTCCGCGATGCCGTGCCGGCCGAGGACCCGCACCAGGGTGTGGTTCGCCGGGTCCGGCCCTTCTCCGGCCACCATGGGCGGCGGAAGTGGCGCCGCGGGCGGGCCGGCGACGCGCGCCGTGTCGCGAAGCTGCGCGGGCAGGTCGAGTGACCGATCCATCACGGCGACAAGCGTGCGGGCCGGGCCGTCTCGCCGGCTCTCCAGCACGCGCTCGGGCTCCGGCGCGCGCAGGAGGGCATCCAGGCGAAGGAAAGGAACGGCGGGTATTGGCTTGGGCGTGGCGCGCCTCCCCTCGATGACGATTCGGGGCGCGCCCCACGCCGCCCAGTCGTAGGCGCTGTTCGTGAGCGGGTCGGTCAGGAACGCGACGGCCGCGGTCCGGCCGGCCAGCGAGGTCAGGTCGACGCGCTCCTCGCTCCACCGCTGCTCGGCCCAGGCGCGCCGGAACACCCGACAGCCCTCCACCTCGACGATGAAGGCGCAGCCGTCGAACCGCGGGTTGGCGTCTCTCGAGAAGCCGTCGCGGATGCCGACAGCGAAGCGCAGCGCGAGCCGCTCGGCGCCGCGAACCGGGGGCAGCGCGACGCGGCGGTACTCGATGCGAACCAGGGGCGCGCCCGTGGCGGCCGGGTGCTGAGAGATGGCGCCGCGGGTGACCCCGCCGGCGGCGACCGCCGCCGCGGCGGCCCCGGCGGGGTTGACCACGGACGGGCCGGCCAGCGTGTCCGCGAGGTCTCGCACAACCTCCCATCGCGGCTCTTGCGGCGCGGCGGCGCGCGGCGAGGTTCCGGCCGGCGCGGCGGCGATCAGGAGGGAGGCGCTGAGCCACCGGGCAGCACGCATACGGTTACCTCCGGGCGTCGTGCTGCCCGCCTCACCCCAGGCGGTAGACGCGCAGGGCGTTGTCGTGGAATAGCTTGCGGCGGTCGCCGGCCGGCCAGCCCGCCACGATCTCCTTCGCCGCCAGCAGCCACTGCCGAAGAGTCGCCGCCGCCGTGCAGACCGGCCAGTCGCTCGCCCACACGATGCGGTTTCGTCCGAACGCTTCGGCGCAGTGGAGCACGATCGGCGCAAGGTCGGCGGGCTTCCACGCCCCCGGCTTCGCGGTCGCGACGATCCCGCTGACCTTGCAGTCCACGTTGGGGCGCCTCGCGATGGCGTCCATGTCGCGCCGCCACTGGCTCAGGTCCGTGGCCAGCACGCTCGGGTTGCCGCAGTGGTCCAGCACGAGCCGCGTGTCCGGGCAGAGCTCGGCCAGGCGCGCGCAGTCCGGCAGATAGGCGGCGGGGAGGCACACGTCGAAGGAGAGGCCGGCGCGGCCGAGCAGGCGGACGCCGCGCACGAACTCGTCGGAGAGGCAGTGGCCGCGCGGCGTCGACGGGACGTGCAGCACCTGCCGGACGCCCTTGACGCAGCGGACGCCGCGGAAGCGGGCCAAGTAGTCGGCAAAGGCCGGGTCGGCCGGGCGGCCGCCGACCACGGCTGCGACCATCGGGTTGTCGGGCCGCTCGCAGATCCCTACAACGTACTCGGCCTCGGCCACGTGCTGAGCGGGGTCGACGTCGACCTCCATGTACACCGTCTTCTGGATGGAGAGCCCCCCTGCCTCGCGCAGGTACTCCTCCATCAGGTGGCTACGCGCGAGAGGGCCGCCCCCGGCGAGCCACGGCGGGCGCAGCCTCTCCAGGTCCCAGAGGTGCTGGTGCGTGTCGATCACGGGCTCCACGATCGGCCTCCTCTCGGCGTCGGCGGCCAGGGCGGCCAGCAGCGCCGCGCCTCCCAGCAGCAGGTCGCGGCGTGCGAGGGGGGCGCGCGCCGGGCGCGCGCTCATCGCCGCTTCCTCCGGATGCGGGGCGCCCGGCCGCCGGCGAACGCGCTCGTGGCGAGCAGCAGCCAGCCGAGCAGGAAAGCGACGCCCCCGACCGGTGTGACGACGCCAAGCGCTCGCGCGCCGCCGAGCGCCAGCGGATAGAGGCTGCCGCTGAAGAGCAGGACGCCGACGAGCATGACCCACGCCGCCGCGGCCGCGCGCCCGGGCCGGGGCAGCCGGTCGAGCGCGGCGCCGATGGCCAGCATCGCCAGCGCGTGGGCCATCTGGTACTCCGTTCCGGTGCGGTAGACCTCCAGCATGTCGGCGGCGATCCGCCCGCGCAGGGCGTGCGCGCCGAAGGCCCCCAGGCCCACCGCCAGGAAACCGGTCACGGCCCCCGCCACCACCACCGCCCTCGTCGCACTCATTACCGACACCGCCGTCCCCCTCTGGCAACGCGCCACCCCACGCGCATCGCCCATCCATTCGCCGCGCAGGGGCGCCTCCCCTCTCGCCCCGACCGTGGCCGCGCTGGCCCTGGCGCTGGTAGGTGGGTGCGGGAATGTGGGTTCGAAGCCCGAGTCTGGCGCTAATCATGCAGACCTCGTACCACGAGGCCCTACGGTAGGGCCCGCTGACTGCGGCGCGATGGGGCGCCCGGAGAGGTCGTCGGCGCGCTCCTCGCTGCCTGCAAAGGACGGCGCGGCATGTTCGGTCGACGGGGCGTTGTGCCCGTCTCTCTCTTGTGCCTGTGCGCGTGTCTGGCCCGGCCGGCCGCCGCCCAGGGCAACCACTGGGCGGTTAGCTACTTCACCACCGGCAGCATCAAGTGGCACACCGTGACCACCGGCGGCATCCCCGCCTGCGGTACGCGCCCCCTGCTCCACCACGCCGGGATCGGCGGAAACGGCTGCCGGTGCGCCGATGCCACGCTGACGGCGAACGTGACCGTGACGGCACCATGCGCGGCGGTACCGTGCGCGATACCACCGTCACCTACAACGCAGGCGAGTTCGGCAACTGGAGCGCCGCTTCGGGCTTCCACTGGTATGAGTCGCTGCACGGGAGCTGGATGGCCGGCTTCTTCGAGCCGACTCCGGTGCCCGAGTTGGCCATCCACTACGACCTGACCGAAGGGGGCACCACGGACCACCAGCCGGCACCGCCGCCTGCTACGGAACGTCTGGCTACGTCGGTCTGGGAACGTGGGAGGCCGACGCCCCCGATCACCCATGGAATCCGCTCATCGATTACGCCGACATCCTCCGCCACTCGGCGACGCTGCCAGACCACTGAGGGGCCCGCCTTGCCGGGCGCGGGGCGCCGCTCGCTCGTCCCGTGCTCGGCGACGCTGCGCCTGGTTCGCGGCTCTGGCTCTCATTGCTGTTAGGGGCCAC
This is a stretch of genomic DNA from Chthonomonadales bacterium. It encodes these proteins:
- a CDS encoding DUF423 domain-containing protein, translating into MSATRAVVVAGAVTGFLAVGLGAFGAHALRGRIAADMLEVYRTGTEYQMAHALAMLAIGAALDRLPRPGRAAAAAWVMLVGVLLFSGSLYPLALGGARALGVVTPVGGVAFLLGWLLLATSAFAGGRAPRIRRKRR